A genomic stretch from Streptomyces venezuelae ATCC 10712 includes:
- a CDS encoding ABC transporter permease, translating into MKRALTPARLPARDVLRTGAVGLRARRARVVLSALGIAIGIATMVAVVGLSESSRADLMARLDRLGTNLLTVEAGKDALGQEVRLPKNAVAMVERIGPVQHATGTGDVDARIRRSDLVPEERTAGVTTQAVRTDLLAALGGEVDRGVWFDPARERLPVTVLGAVAAERLGVTRTGETIMMNDTRVVVVGILKPLELVPTLDRVAMVGFPAAERHFGFDGHPTTVFERSTDASVEDVRAILARTISPGGEGGVKVSRPSDALAAKAATDKGLTTLMLGLGAVALLVGGVGVANTMVISVLERRQEIGLRRALGATRNAIRLQFLTESLLLSALGGATGALLGAAATYGFARFQGWTAVVPPWSLAGGLAATLLIGAVAGLYPAVRASRLHPTVALNAT; encoded by the coding sequence ATGAAGCGCGCACTCACCCCCGCCCGGCTGCCCGCCCGCGACGTCCTCCGGACCGGCGCCGTCGGCCTCCGCGCCCGCCGCGCCCGCGTGGTGCTCTCGGCCCTCGGCATCGCCATCGGCATCGCGACGATGGTCGCCGTCGTCGGGCTCTCCGAGTCGAGCCGCGCGGACCTGATGGCCCGGCTCGACCGCCTCGGCACCAACCTCCTGACCGTGGAGGCCGGCAAGGACGCCCTGGGCCAGGAGGTCAGACTCCCCAAGAACGCGGTCGCGATGGTCGAGCGGATCGGCCCCGTCCAGCACGCCACCGGCACCGGCGACGTCGACGCGCGCATCCGCCGCAGCGACCTGGTGCCCGAGGAACGCACCGCCGGCGTCACCACCCAGGCGGTCCGCACCGACCTGCTCGCCGCGCTCGGCGGCGAGGTCGACCGCGGCGTCTGGTTCGACCCCGCCCGCGAACGGCTCCCGGTCACCGTCCTCGGAGCGGTGGCCGCCGAACGGCTCGGCGTCACCCGCACCGGCGAGACCATCATGATGAACGACACCCGCGTGGTCGTCGTCGGCATCCTCAAACCGCTCGAACTCGTCCCCACCCTCGACCGGGTCGCGATGGTCGGATTCCCCGCCGCCGAACGCCACTTCGGCTTCGACGGGCACCCGACCACCGTCTTCGAGCGCTCCACGGACGCCTCGGTGGAGGACGTACGGGCGATCCTGGCCCGCACGATCAGCCCCGGCGGCGAAGGGGGAGTGAAGGTCTCCCGGCCCTCCGACGCGCTCGCTGCCAAGGCCGCCACCGACAAGGGCCTGACGACCCTGATGCTGGGCCTCGGCGCGGTGGCCCTCCTGGTCGGCGGCGTCGGCGTGGCCAACACCATGGTCATCTCCGTCCTGGAGCGCCGCCAGGAGATCGGTCTGCGGCGTGCCCTCGGCGCGACCCGCAACGCGATCCGGCTCCAGTTCCTGACCGAGTCGCTCCTGCTCTCGGCGCTCGGCGGGGCGACCGGGGCGCTCCTCGGGGCGGCGGCGACGTACGGCTTCGCGCGGTTCCAGGGCTGGACGGCGGTCGTCCCGCCCTGGTCCCTCGCGGGCGGTCTGGCCGCCACCCTCCTGATCGGCGCGGTCGCGGGCCTCTACCCGGCCGTCCGCGCCTCGCGCCTCCACCCGACGGTGGCCCTCAACGCGACGTGA
- a CDS encoding peptidoglycan-binding protein encodes MKRRTALRTLGAVTVAAAVTGGVVLLGDPLGGAPGSGAAGRSGDAPPATATVVRTDLVRAKTVDGTLDFAQRRPVKSAVVGTVTVAATEGRTVTRGQALYELDDKPVTLLYGPVPVFREMKTGDRGSDVLQLERNLRDLGHGAGLYVDTRYDKDTETAVKRWQKSLNREPTGRVGKGEVVFQPGQVKVVSADAALADQVGPDRPVLTVASTRPVVRARLDQTDGPLTAAGTKVEVTLPSGRTAAGRVAGTVRPEDTGTGDGTAGQDGIVVEVVLDGGTRAASGEDTKAPVSVRFVSESRKGVLAVPVEAVLALRGENGGYGLQIVQGGTTTTIRVETGMTADGRIEVSGPDVREGLTVGVAAS; translated from the coding sequence GTGAAGCGCCGCACCGCCCTGCGCACGCTCGGCGCCGTGACCGTCGCCGCCGCCGTCACCGGGGGAGTGGTCCTCCTGGGCGATCCCCTCGGCGGCGCCCCCGGCTCCGGCGCCGCCGGCCGGAGCGGCGACGCGCCGCCCGCCACGGCGACCGTCGTCCGCACCGACCTCGTCCGCGCCAAGACCGTCGACGGCACGCTCGACTTCGCACAGCGCAGGCCCGTCAAGTCCGCCGTCGTAGGAACGGTCACCGTCGCCGCGACCGAGGGGAGAACGGTGACGAGGGGGCAGGCCCTGTACGAACTCGACGACAAGCCCGTCACCCTCCTCTACGGCCCGGTCCCCGTGTTCCGCGAGATGAAGACCGGCGACCGGGGCAGCGACGTCCTCCAACTGGAGCGCAACCTGCGCGACTTGGGACACGGAGCCGGACTGTACGTCGACACGCGGTACGACAAGGACACCGAGACGGCCGTCAAACGGTGGCAGAAGTCGCTGAACCGGGAGCCCACCGGCCGGGTCGGCAAGGGCGAGGTCGTCTTCCAGCCGGGCCAGGTCAAGGTGGTCTCCGCCGACGCGGCCCTCGCCGACCAGGTCGGCCCGGACCGGCCCGTCCTCACCGTCGCCTCCACCCGGCCGGTCGTCCGGGCCCGGCTCGACCAGACCGACGGCCCCCTCACCGCCGCGGGCACCAAGGTCGAGGTCACCCTGCCCAGCGGGAGGACCGCCGCCGGACGGGTCGCCGGAACCGTACGGCCCGAGGACACCGGCACCGGGGACGGCACGGCCGGCCAGGACGGCATCGTCGTCGAGGTCGTCCTCGACGGCGGCACGCGCGCCGCCTCCGGCGAGGACACGAAGGCGCCGGTCAGCGTCAGGTTCGTCAGCGAGTCCCGCAAGGGCGTCCTCGCGGTGCCGGTCGAGGCGGTCCTCGCCCTGCGCGGCGAGAACGGCGGCTACGGCCTCCAGATCGTCCAGGGCGGCACGACCACCACGATACGGGTGGAGACGGGGATGACCGCCGACGGCCGGATCGAGGTCAGCGGCCCAGACGTGCGCGAGGGCCTCACGGTGGGAGTCGCCGCGTCATGA
- a CDS encoding ABC transporter ATP-binding protein: MSHAPAPAPAHPAPTPVVELWNATKAYPGGVHALRGVNLTVDAGELLAVVGPSGSGKSTMLHVMGTLDKPTSGTVRIAGHEVSALSDNRLSALRARHIGFVFQHFHLAAGRDAVDNVADGLLYAGVPLRERRARARAALARVRLDHRGSHRPHQLSGGEKQRVAIARALVGEPLLLLADEPTGALDTASGEIVMELLHELNAMGTTICVITHDNEIANSLPRRVRFKDGEIVADERPDSREDGVTS; the protein is encoded by the coding sequence ATGAGCCACGCCCCCGCACCCGCCCCCGCTCACCCGGCGCCCACCCCCGTCGTCGAGCTGTGGAACGCCACCAAGGCGTACCCCGGCGGCGTCCACGCCCTGCGCGGCGTGAACCTCACCGTCGACGCCGGCGAACTGCTCGCCGTCGTCGGACCCTCCGGCTCCGGCAAGTCCACCATGCTCCACGTCATGGGCACCCTCGACAAACCCACCAGCGGTACCGTCCGCATCGCAGGCCACGAGGTCTCCGCGCTCTCCGACAACCGGCTCTCGGCCCTGCGCGCCCGCCACATCGGCTTCGTGTTCCAGCACTTCCACCTCGCGGCGGGACGCGACGCCGTCGACAACGTCGCCGACGGACTGCTCTACGCGGGCGTACCGCTCAGGGAACGCCGGGCCCGGGCCCGCGCGGCGCTCGCCCGGGTACGCCTCGACCACCGCGGCTCCCACCGCCCCCACCAGCTGTCCGGCGGCGAGAAGCAGCGGGTGGCCATCGCCCGCGCGCTGGTCGGCGAGCCCCTGCTGCTGCTCGCCGACGAACCGACGGGCGCACTCGACACCGCGTCCGGCGAGATCGTCATGGAGCTGCTGCACGAGCTGAACGCCATGGGAACCACGATCTGCGTGATCACCCACGACAACGAGATCGCGAACTCCCTCCCGCGCCGCGTCCGCTTCAAAGACGGCGAGATCGTCGCCGACGAACGTCCCGACTCCCGCGAGGACGGGGTCACTTCATGA
- a CDS encoding response regulator transcription factor, whose amino-acid sequence MPHVLLIEDDASVRDGMELVLRRHGYGVDTAATGEEALALLDAPEGARVELAVLDLMLPGMDGFEVCRRIRARTATLPVIMLTARGDDHDIVTGLEAGADDYVVKPVTAPVLEARIRAALRRAEPSAVSRVAGADLAGLVIDRAALTVTKHGVPVPLPPTELRLLLELSASPGRVLSREQLLASVWDHTFLGDSRLVDAAVGRLRAKLEDVPARPRYVQTVRGFGYRFGPL is encoded by the coding sequence ATGCCGCATGTACTGCTCATCGAGGACGACGCGTCCGTCCGGGACGGAATGGAGCTCGTGCTGCGCCGCCACGGGTACGGCGTCGACACGGCGGCCACCGGGGAGGAGGCGCTCGCGCTGCTCGACGCCCCGGAGGGGGCGAGGGTCGAGCTGGCCGTCCTCGACCTGATGCTGCCGGGGATGGACGGCTTCGAGGTGTGCCGGCGCATCCGCGCCCGCACGGCGACGCTGCCGGTCATCATGCTGACCGCGCGAGGCGACGACCACGACATCGTGACGGGTCTTGAGGCGGGCGCCGACGACTACGTGGTGAAGCCGGTCACCGCGCCCGTCCTGGAGGCCCGGATCCGGGCCGCGCTGCGGCGCGCGGAGCCGTCCGCGGTGAGCCGGGTGGCCGGGGCCGACCTCGCGGGGCTCGTCATCGACCGGGCCGCGCTGACCGTCACCAAGCACGGCGTCCCCGTCCCGCTGCCGCCCACCGAGCTGCGGCTGCTGCTCGAACTTTCCGCCTCCCCCGGCCGGGTCCTCAGTCGCGAACAGCTCCTCGCCTCGGTCTGGGACCACACCTTCCTCGGTGACTCCCGGCTGGTGGACGCGGCGGTCGGCCGGCTGCGGGCCAAGCTGGAGGACGTGCCGGCCCGGCCGCGGTACGTGCAGACGGTACGGGGCTTCGGCTACCGCTTCGGGCCGCTGTGA